The Ogataea parapolymorpha DL-1 chromosome III, whole genome shotgun sequence nucleotide sequence ATTGGGACCACAAGCACAGGCAAATCttgaacaaaaaacagTGCTCATCACTGGGGCGTCTGCGGGCATTGGCGAAGCCATTGCGCGTGAGTTTGTGGAGGCAGCCGGAGGCAACATCAGGCTAGTGCTGGCGGCCAGAAGGGCCGACAGACTGGCAGAATTGAGCCAGCAATTAAAGCAGAGCGGGGCCCAAGTTCATACTGCAGGTCTCGATGTCAACGATGGAGCAAAGATCGACGCGTTCTTTGCAGCTCTTCCGTCGGACTACCGTGACATCGACGTGTTAGTGAACAATGCTGGGAAGGCGTTGGGAGTTGAGCACGCTGGAAACATTAGGGATGAAGATGTTGAGGAGATGTTTGCAACAAACGTTTTGGGGCTGATCAAGATGACACAGACGGTGATTCGGGGTATGAAGGAGAGGAATAGTGGGGATATTGTGCAGGTTGGATCTATAGCTGGGATTGAGAGTTACCCTGGGGGTAGCATCTACTGCGCGACAAAGTCCGCTGTGCGGAGCTTCACCCAAGCAGTGCGgaaggagct carries:
- a CDS encoding putative oxidoreductase; this translates as MSLGPQAQANLEQKTVLITGASAGIGEAIAREFVEAAGGNIRLVLAARRADRLAELSQQLKQSGAQVHTAGLDVNDGAKIDAFFAALPSDYRDIDVLVNNAGKALGVEHAGNIRDEDVEEMFATNVLGLIKMTQTVIRGMKERNSGDIVQVGSIAGIESYPGGSIYCATKSAVRSFTQAVRKELISTKIRVMEIDPGAVETEFSLVRFGGDATKASKVYEGYEPLSAKDIADVVVFNCSRRANVVVAESVVFPSAQAGSYHRHRSEPREGTERN